From a region of the Notolabrus celidotus isolate fNotCel1 chromosome 14, fNotCel1.pri, whole genome shotgun sequence genome:
- the LOC117825551 gene encoding V-set and transmembrane domain-containing protein 5 yields the protein MWHFRLWDVQDVAVFLSITLYICHLAGAISIHSPQRSLTRSVQEDVFFSVDITCIGVPTIQWTFMSGAVSRTIGTWVPGEYTNITLDYSSRVQHYDNGSMGLSDLRLPDGGYYVVTVTDTTGSSKDTGFVLKVNEVIYEDLQYLSVSALALACLAGLLMLTMWLLDKVYRKIKAWRRRKQMPENDATELQPL from the exons ATGTGGCATTTCAGGCTCTGGGATGTACAAGATGTTGCTGTGTTTCTCAGCATCACATTGTATATATGTCACCTAG CTGGAGCCATCTCCATCCACTCTCCTCAGAGGAGCCTGACGCGGTCTGTGCAGGAGGATGTGTTTTTCTCAGTGGACATTACCTGCATCGGGGTCCCCACCATACAATGGACCTTTATGTCAGGCGCGGTGAGCCGCACCATAGGGACTTGGGTGCCTGGGGAGTACACCAACATCACGTTGGATTACAGCAGCAGGGTGCAGCATTACGACAACGGCTCCATGGGCCTGTCGGACCTGAGGCTGCCGGACGGTGGATACTATGTGGTCACTGTGACGGATACGACCGGAAGCAGCAAGGACACCGGATTTGTCCTGAAAGTGAACG AGGTGATCTATGAGGATCTTCAGTACCTGTCGGTCTCTGCGTTGGCTCTGGCCTGCTTGGCTGGACTTCTCATGCTGACCATGTGGCTCCTGGACAAGGTCTACAGGAAGATCAAGGCATGGAGGCGCAGGAAACAGATGCCAG AAAATGATGcaacagagctgcagcctctATGA
- the med17 gene encoding mediator of RNA polymerase II transcription subunit 17, with protein sequence MSGGPPVRVSIESSCEKQVQEVALDGTETYVPPLSMSQNLAKLAQRIDFNQESDSEGEAVEGEPRDREWNKQEPEEEEGTVKFQPSLWPWDSVRNNLRSALTEMCVLYDVLSVVKEKKYMALDPVSQDPSATKTPQVFQLISKKKSLGTAAQLLLKGAEKLSKSVAENLENRRQRDFNSELLRLRSQWKLRKVGDKILGDLSYRSAGSLFPHHGTFEVIKNTDIDLDKKVPEDYCPLDVQIPSDLEGSAYIKVSIQKQAPDIGDLGTVNLFRRHLKTKAGTQAWHVKLEAAQNVLLCKEIFAQLSREAVQIKSQIPHIVVKNQIISQPFPGLQLSISLCHSTGEKKNQRGSPEKPKPDDHLYVLEHNLHQMMREFHKQQLSSVVMPHPASAPFGHKRLRLAGPMAYDKSEISSLQQSEGLLEKIIKQAKHIFLRSRTARTIDSLASRIEDPQIQAHWSNINDVYESSVKVLITSQGYEQICKSIQLQLNIGVEQIRVVHRDGRVVTLSHQEQELQDFLLSQMSQHQVHAVQQLAKVMGWHVLSFSNHVGLGPVESIGNASAVTVASPNGEYAISVRNGPESGCKVLVQFSRSQTKELPKSDVIQENKWCHLRGPCKEVHWSKMEGRNFVYKMELLMAALTPCP encoded by the exons ATGTCAGGTGGTCCACCAGTGAGGGTCAGCATCGAGTCTTCCTGTGAGAAGCAGGTGCAAGAAGTGGCCCTAGATGGGACAGAGACATATGTCCCTCCTCTGTCCATGTCCCAGAACCTGGCAAAGTTGGCCCAAAGAATCGACTTCAACCAGGAATCTGACTCAGAGGGGGAAGCAGTCGAGGGGGAACCCAGGGATCGGGAGTGGAACAAGCAGGAgcctgaggaggaagaag gcACAGTAAAGTTTCAGCCGTCTCTCTGGCCGTGGGACTCGGTGCGTAACAACCTGCGCAGTGCCCTGACAGAGATGTGTGTGCTCTATGATGTGCTCAGCGTGGTGAAGGAGAAGAAGTACATGGCCCTAGACCCAGTCTCTCAGGATCCATCTGCTACCAAG ACCCCACAGGTATTCCAGTTGATCAGCAAAAAGAAATCTCTGGGCACGGCGGCTCAGCTCCTCCTGAAGGGAGCAGAGAAGCTCAGTAAGTCAGTCGCAGAGAACCTGGAGAACAGGAGGCAGAGGGACTTCAACTCGGAGCTGCTGCGACTCCGCTCACAGTGGAAACTACGCAAAGTAGGAGACAAAATCCTGGGAGACCTCAGCTACAGAAGTGCAG GTTCTCTTTTCCCTCATCACGGCACCTTCGAGGTGATCAAGAACACAGACATCGATCTGGACAAAAAGGTCCCAGAGGACTACTGCCCGCTGGATGTCCAGATCCCCAGTGATTTAGAAGGATCTGCTTACATCAAG GTGTCCATCCAAAAACAAGCTCCAGATATTGGTGATCTGGGGACCGTCAACCTGTTCAGGAGACATCTGAAAACCAAAGCTG GTACCCAGGCGTGGCATGTGAAGCTCGAGGCAGCTCAGAATGTTTTACTCTGTAAGGAGATCTTTGCACAGCTGTCCAGGGAAGCTGTTCAGATCAAATCCCAGATCCCTCACATCGTAGTGAAGAATCAGATCATCTCACAGCCCTTCCCAG gtctgcagctctCCATCTCATTGTGTCACTCTACgggagagaagaagaaccaGCGAGGGTCTCCTGAGAAACCGAAACCAGATGACCACCTTTATGTGCTGGAGCACAATCTGCATCAGATGATGAGAGAG TTCCACAAGCAGCAGCTGAGCTCTGTGGTGATGCCTCATCCCGCCAGCGCTCCCTTTGGCCACAAACGTCTCCGCCTAGCAGGACCGATGGCCTACGACAAATCTGAGATCTCCAGCCTGCAGCAGAGCGAGGGGCTGCTGGAGAAGATCATCAAACAGGCCAAACACATCTTCCTCCGCAGCAG GACGGCACGCACCATCGACAGCCTCGCCAGCCGCATTGAGGACCCTCAGATCCAGGCCCACTGGTCCAACATCAACGATGTGTATGAGTCCAGTGTGAAGGTGCTCATCACCTCTCAGGGCTACGAGCAGATCTGCAA gtccaTCCAGCTGCAGCTGAACATAGGTGTGGAACAAATCCGAGTGGTGCACAGAGACGGACGTGTCGTCACACTCTCACATCAGGAACAGGAGCTGCAGGACTTTCTCCTCTCACAG ATGTCCCAGCATCAAGTGCACGCAGTTCAGCAGCTGGCCAAAGTGATGGGCTGGCATGTCCTGAGTTTCAGTAACCACGTGGGCCTGGGTCCGGTGGAGAGCATCGGAAACGCCTCTGCAGTCACAGTAGCTTCTCCTAATGGAGAGTACGCCATCTCAG TACGTAACGGCCCGGAGAGCGGGTGCAAGGTCTTGGTCCAGTTCTCCCGCAGCCAGACCAAAGAGCTGCCGAAGAGCGACGTCATCCAGGAGAACAAGTGGTGCCACCTGAGGGGGCCCTGCAAAGAGGTCCACTGGAGCAAGATGGAGGGACGCAACTTTGTCTACAAGATGGAGCTCCTCATGGCTGCACTGACTCCCTGTCCTTAG